A section of the Oryzias latipes chromosome 8, ASM223467v1 genome encodes:
- the LOC101169945 gene encoding serine/threonine-protein phosphatase alpha-2 isoform-like, protein MAEPDKLNIDSIIQRLLEVKGSRPGKNVQLTENEIRGLCLKSREIFLSQPILLELEAPLKICGDVHGQYYDLLRLFEYGGFPPESNYLFLGDYVDRGKQSLETICLLLAYKIKYPENFFLLRGNHECASINRIYGFYDECKRRYNIKLWKTFTDCFNCLPVAAIVDEKIFCCHGGLSPDLQSMEQIRRVMRPTDVPDQGLLCDLLWADPDKDVLGWGENDRGVSFTFGADVVAKFLHKHDMDLICRAHQVVEDGYEFFAKRQLVTLFSAPNYCGEFDNAGAMMSVDETLMCSFQILKPADKKLYPYGGGMGSGRPVTPPRNSAKAAKAKK, encoded by the exons ATGGCGGAGCCGGACAAATTAAACATCGACTCTATAATTCAACGTCTTCTGGAAG TCAAAGGCTCTCGGCCAGGGAAGAATGTGCAGCTCACAGAAAACGAGATCCGTGGCCTTTGCCTCAAGTCCCGCGAAATCTTTCTGAGCCAGCCAATCCTGCTGGAGCTCGAGGCTCCCTTAAAAATCTGCG GTGATGTTCATGGTCAGTACTACGATCTGCTGAGGCTCTTTGAGTATGGAGGTTTCCCCCCAGAAAGCAACTACCTGTTCCTGGGCGACTACGTGGACAGAGGGAAACAATCACTAGAAACCATCTGCCTCCTTTTAGCCTACAAGATCAAATACCCAGAGAACTTTTTCCTGCTCCGCGGTAACCACGAGTGCGCCTCTATTAATCGAATCTACGGCTTTTATGATGAGT GTAAGCGGCGGTATAACATTAAGCTGTGGAAGACCTTCACAGACTGCTTTAACTGTTTACCAGTGGCTGCCATCGTAGATGAGAAAATCTTCTGCTGTCATGGAG GTCTCTCTCCCGACCTTCAGTCAATGGAGCAGATCCGCAGAGTAATGCGGCCCACAGACGTGCCGGACCAGGGTTTGCTGTGCGACCTGCTGTGGGCGGATCCAGACAAAGACGTTTTGGGCTGGGGGGAAAACGACCGCGGGGTCTCCTTTACGTTCGGTGCAGATGTGGTGGCCAAATTTTTGCACAAACATGACATGGACCTAATATGCAGGGCACATCAG GTGGTTGAAGACGGTTATGAGTTTTTTGCAAAGAGGCAACTGGTCACTCTATTCTCAGCTCCCAACTACTGCGGCGAGTTCGACAACGCTGGTGCTATGATGAGCGTGGACGAGACGCTCATGTGCTCCTTCCAG ATTCTGAAGCCAGCAGATAAGAAACTGTATCCCTACGGGGGAGGAATGGGATCGGGACGACCGGTGACTCCTCCGCGAAATTCAGCCAAGGCTGCCAAGGCCAAGAAATAA